Part of the Candidatus Brocadia sinica JPN1 genome, GTACTGGTATCGAGGTTTTGAGTGGCTCTTCGCCAACCATACAGCGCTGCACGATTTCAGCGTGTGGTATGGGTATTCGAGTTGGGGGGGATGGTCCGTTGCCAAATATCAGCGATAATACCATTAGTAATTGTGTAACTTATGGTATGGAATTTAGCAATGCCTTACCTGGTTGTACCATAGCAAATAATGTCTGGAATAATAACGGTTGGTATCCCATCCGCGTTACGGCGTATACAGCCAGCTTTCTTGGCGGCGGGAATACCGGAAGCGGTAACGGGACGGATGCTATATCAATTTCCGGAGGATTGGACTACTTCGGCGCCCCAGACGCCACCTGGCCAAAGGATGGATTTGATTATGAAATTAGTGGTTTTTTGAATATCGGTCTATATTCAACAGCTACCTTGACCATAGAACCAGGGTGTGTGGTGAAATTTAATAGCCCGGGAGGACTCATTTTTCACAAAGGCGCTTTAAATGCACATGGAACCAGTGATAAGCCCATTACTTTTACCTCCAGCGCGGCAACCCCTGTACCAGGAAATTGGAGTGGGATAACATTTGGACCTGACACCTATGATGCAGGCACAATCATGGAGCACTGCATTGTAGAATATGCAACAATGGGAATTACCTGTCAAGATGCCTCGCCTGCCATTCAGCATTGCACGGTAAGAAACAATGATACCGGTGGTATTTACACATCGGTTGGAGCCGCGCCATCCATAACCTTCTCGAATATACAAGATAATAAATATGGTGTTCTGTCTAATGACGCCAATCCCGTTATAAACCATTGCAACATCACCGGCAATCTTTACCATGGTATTCTTAACCAGGGTAGCGCTGTTGCCATAAATGCGGAGAACAACTGGTGGGGTGATGCAAGCGGCCCTTCCGGCGCCGGTCCGGGGACAGGCGATAGCGTTAGTGGCCTTGTAGACTATACCCCGTGGCTCTTGTCGCCATTCACGGGCAATTCCTCCGGCGCCCTGAGTATTTATACCTTTAATGAGGGAATGGGGACGGCTGCTTATGATTATTCAGGCAATGGCAATGACGGCACCATCAGCGGGGCAACATGGACAACTGGCAAGGACGGAGGCGGGTTGGATTTTAACGGTACGAGTAGTTATGTGTCAATCCCCCTGATAAACAGCGCCGAGGTCTCTGTGAGTGCATGGTTCTATAAGGATGCTGAAGATATCATCCGCAATGATGCCATCTTCAGCGGATTCAGGAACAATGCAGATCTGCAAATGCGGGAGGGGTTTGAATTGCGGTTTGATTCAAGCACCCCCGACACCCTTGCGTTCGTCCTCGTGACACAGGATGGAGTCGGAAACAAGACGATGCAAATTGCCCGAAGGAACCTGCGTAACTCCGTTGGTAGTTGGTATCATGCCGTAGGCACTTACAACCAGACGACAGGTCAGCAGAGGTTGTATGTCAATGGAGAATTGGTCCGTACCGTAACCCATCCGGCGGGAAATACCGTTGTGCCGTTGACATTTTATCCCGATATGAGGATGGGGCATTCGAGGGTTAAAAACGGATATTTCAATGGTATCATCGATGACGTTCGCCTCTACAATCGACCCTTGAGTGATCAGGAAATCCATGACTTATACAACGCCTTTACCGGTGTCCTGCTGGCACACTACACCCTTGATGAAGGGGCGGAGACGATCGCCAATGATTCGTCAGGCAACGGTAACCACGGTGCAGTCAATGGAGGGGCGATATGGACGGCGGGGATAAATGGAACTGGACTGGGTTTTGACGGGGTAGATGATTATGTGTCAATCCCCCGAATCAACCAGGACGAGATTTCCATTTCTGCATGGTTCTATAAGGATGCTAAAGATACCATCCGCAATGATACCATATTTAGCGGGTTCAGAAGTAACTCAAATCTGCAACTCCGTGAGGGGTTTGAATTACGGTTTCCCGCAGGTGCCCCCAATACCCTCCAGTTTGTCCTTGTGACACAGGAAGGTGGCGGTGCAAGGACCACGAGAACGGCCCAATGGAATTTAGGCAATTCAGTGGGAAGCTGGCACCATGCTACAGGCACCTACAACAAGACGACGGGCGAGCAGAGGCTCTATGTAAATGGCGCATTGGTGAATACGCAAACCCATCCGGCAGGAAATACAGTCGTACCATTAACGGCGTATCCTGATATGAGAATAGGGTATTCGCGGGTGAATTCAGGCTATTTTAACGGCGTCATTGATAATGTCAGGCTTTATAAGTTGGAATTGACTGGTCTGGATGTGATGTATCTCTATAATAATGGGCTATGAGCCGCCTTGTAGGGTAGGCTCGCCTACCATTTATTTCGTATTAATGTAGCTTTTTGAAATCCTGCATGAATGGTATTTATTGTAGGGGCAGGTTTCAAGTCTGCCCCTATTACGGTATGTAAAACATTGTTATTGTTGGAATTTTTCAAAAAACTAAATTGTTACTTTATTTCAAATTTATGTGGGTGGAAGGGGGCAAAGGGTCACCGTCTTAAATGATAAATGAATTGAGTCTTCCTCAAGAAAAAAGTGTGACATGGCACATAAGTGTGAAGGCACACTTATGTGCCATGTCATACTTTTCCCCATCTTTCAGATATCCAATTCAATCTTTGTACTATGCATAAATATATAATAATATATTACTTCAGATTAATATAGCATAATAATTCTTTTGTCCTAATTATGGTACACTTTATGCTATTAACATTTTCTTAAGGTATTTTTCAAAGGCGTTGTTTAATCTGATCTATGATTTAAAATTTTATTTTTTATTTGACAGCGATTATAAAAACTATTAAATCCTCCTACAAAAAGGATAACGAAAAGGGCAAATCCTGAGTGATCAGGGGACGCAAAGTAACAGGGTCTTCAACAAAGTTGAGAGTAGAGAGTTAAGGGTTTAGTGTTATATTTTGGAAGACAGCCTTACTGCCGAAGATGTTTTGATGGACATTTTTGCAGTAAGGCTTTTTTGTTTTATGGATATAGAGAAACTTTGCCGGAAGCTCTGTCGAATACTTAGACAATGGGGTACACCTCACGAAAAGAGTATCCAAACGATGAAACTGTAATGTATGCAGAGATAGTAGACAGGACAGAAAAAAGTGCAAATGCATCTGCTTTAAGAGCAATTGCGATGGATGCTTTTATCAATGCGGCCAAGTTTTATAGTGTAAGAACTGCTAAATTGGCAGAAGTTACAGGTGTAGCTTTGAATAATGATAGTCACGGATACCTTAATAAATTCAAGGGGATAAAATGAAGAAAATAAATTACTGGTTTTTAAAATGGTTTTTATTGTTTATTGTAGTTGTAGGAATAAACCTTACAGGGAATTATATGCAAGTCACAGCTATGGAAGTTAGTCTGAGTATTGCGGAAATTGCACAAACTGCCGATCTTATTTGTATCGGTACAGTAGATCGTCAAATGTGCCAGTTTAACAATAAAGAATTTATTATTACTGAAGTGTATTTTACTGATATTGAAATTGTTCATGAAACAGAGCGTTCTAAGCAGAAAAAATTTTCTGAAATTCAGCTGTCATATGCAGGGGGGCAGGTTGGTGATAAAGGAATGCGTGTAAACGATGCGCCAATTTTGCAGGAGGGACATCGCTATCTTATGTTTCTACAAGACGATGGGAAGGTTTATATGAACCCTGTTGTAGGAGGAAGACAAGGTCTATTCGAAATAATACACGATATGGATTCCCAGAAGGAATATCTCTTAACTCCATCGAAGAAGGCCGTTGTTGGCATAAATACGGAAGGAATCAAGGTCAGTAGAAAACGTGTTTCGCATATTAAAAATGGTAGAATAATTGAAGAAGAACCAAAGGAACAAATATCTGAAAGGTTTAAGTCTCAATTACCGAGTCCTTCTAACCCAAACGATTCTGTTAGGCAATCGGATATCTTAAGTAAAAGAACCGATGATGAACTTCAGTTACTGAGTTTGAAAGAATTTGTTGACTTCATTAAGAATATCGCACTTAAGACACATCTGGGGAAAAAAAGGTTAAAAAGAGGTAGTCAGGGGCGATTTTATAGGAGACAAAATGGGAAAATGGAAGTCGAAGACTTTAAATCAATAGTTAGACAGAAGTTGCCGACTCTTGGTGAAAAAGGAAATAATACAACTATATTAGAAGTTACAGGCGAATCTGATAAACGTGCCAGGGTATATTCTGAAACTGTTCCGGTTCCTAAAGGGGGGACATTAGGTTATTGCGGCATTCAATCTTTGCCAATTGTTATGGAGCAGGTTCCTGAGGATTGGTTTTGTTACGATGACAATGAGTTTAGTGTGTCTATGTGGAATAATTTTATGGATATTTACAGAAAATATGCTGATGATGGGAATGACCGAGGGAATAACGGTGTAAATGAATTTGTGGGTTTTCTTGATGACTCACAGTTATATAATGCATATGGGTTTAATTGGGGAAGCGGTCTTGCTGTGTGCATAACTTACTCCTGGGATTATTATAACTGTACTGAAATCTTAGAGACAGATATTGCATTTAATAATGCCTATTCTTGGACGGATGACGAAGATTATGCTTTGGGTAATTATGATGTTATACTGTATCGTCCAGCTGTTAATCATGAAGTGGGACATTCCTGGGGTTATCAACAAGGAATTTATGAAGAAACATATGACTATGACTACCTCTCTGTCATGCACCCATACTATTTTGATATTGTAGAAAATGGAAGAGGCATACATCACCCTGATGCATATTTAATTCGCAGGGCATATGATAGCCAGACAGGCATTTTAGATGTTGTAGATGTTGGTGTTGAGTCATATTATGCTTCCGATGGATTACATAATGCTGAAACAGATAAAAGTTCTTATTTTGCAGGGGAAAACATTACTATAGAAGATGTTACTGTAGAAAACATGTGTTATAATGATATTTCTGACCTAAGAATTCGATTCTATTTATCAACAAATAGAACTATTAGCACTAAAGACTATCAAATGGGTGGATATTACTATTGGACTACATCTACTGGAGAAGCGTATAACGTCGATACATATACAATGACTATACCAAGTGATATCCCACCAGGTACTTATTATGTAGGAGCAATGGTTACAGTCGATGGATTCGAAGACGATGATTACACTTCAAATAATACGATGACTCTCTACGATACCATCACGGTGCAGTTGCCCAATCAGGCACCCAATGGGGTAATAGATACACCCGGTGGAGATATGACGATCAATGTGGGAGGTTCGGTGAATTTTACCGGTACGGGTACGGACCCTGATAACAACACTCCGTTGAACTACCTGTGGAGTTTTGGGAGTGGATCAGGTATTTCCGATTCAGCGCAAGAAGATCCCGGTCTGAAACAATTTAATACGGCGGGCGCTTTTAAGGTAAGCTTTACGGTGACAGATACCCTGGGTCTTGCCGATCCGACGCCGTCCACCCGCACCATTACCGTTGCACCTTGTGAGGCAGAGTCGATAGACGTGTTTCCATCCGGGTTAACGCTTACGTCAAATAACAGTGATGATGTAACTGTGACTGTGAAAGGAGAAACTGGATGTCTGGTTGAGGGTGTGACTGTTACATCGGAGATTATTTCTAAA contains:
- a CDS encoding PKD domain-containing protein; amino-acid sequence: MKKINYWFLKWFLLFIVVVGINLTGNYMQVTAMEVSLSIAEIAQTADLICIGTVDRQMCQFNNKEFIITEVYFTDIEIVHETERSKQKKFSEIQLSYAGGQVGDKGMRVNDAPILQEGHRYLMFLQDDGKVYMNPVVGGRQGLFEIIHDMDSQKEYLLTPSKKAVVGINTEGIKVSRKRVSHIKNGRIIEEEPKEQISERFKSQLPSPSNPNDSVRQSDILSKRTDDELQLLSLKEFVDFIKNIALKTHLGKKRLKRGSQGRFYRRQNGKMEVEDFKSIVRQKLPTLGEKGNNTTILEVTGESDKRARVYSETVPVPKGGTLGYCGIQSLPIVMEQVPEDWFCYDDNEFSVSMWNNFMDIYRKYADDGNDRGNNGVNEFVGFLDDSQLYNAYGFNWGSGLAVCITYSWDYYNCTEILETDIAFNNAYSWTDDEDYALGNYDVILYRPAVNHEVGHSWGYQQGIYEETYDYDYLSVMHPYYFDIVENGRGIHHPDAYLIRRAYDSQTGILDVVDVGVESYYASDGLHNAETDKSSYFAGENITIEDVTVENMCYNDISDLRIRFYLSTNRTISTKDYQMGGYYYWTTSTGEAYNVDTYTMTIPSDIPPGTYYVGAMVTVDGFEDDDYTSNNTMTLYDTITVQLPNQAPNGVIDTPGGDMTINVGGSVNFTGTGTDPDNNTPLNYLWSFGSGSGISDSAQEDPGLKQFNTAGAFKVSFTVTDTLGLADPTPSTRTITVAPCEAESIDVFPSGLTLTSNNSDDVTVTVKGETGCLVEGVTVTSEIISKNGWKRISVSPESQLTDSNGQAVFEITAKKKKGRATVEFDANGLKTYLNVKVKK
- a CDS encoding LamG-like jellyroll fold domain-containing protein, translating into MEGIKKWLSVFCVLTVFVGIFIFTLPACSFAVVYHTNEIIQQSETTWYAADNPHIVQGYVILDPTVEGVVILTIEPGCVVKFDGNAYISTGQYQVKGACLNANGDIGNPIIFTSNQAIPAPGDWRGIRFEESTGGVSMSNCIIEYATDAVLCTDNAVPFPLFQNCTIRHCGRGVLCKFDSSPVIQDCTIENTTEGIYLSNNSSPNIQHCTINNANGTGIEVLSGSSPTIQRCTISACGMGIRVGGDGPLPNISDNTISNCVTYGMEFSNALPGCTIANNVWNNNGWYPIRVTAYTASFLGGGNTGSGNGTDAISISGGLDYFGAPDATWPKDGFDYEISGFLNIGLYSTATLTIEPGCVVKFNSPGGLIFHKGALNAHGTSDKPITFTSSAATPVPGNWSGITFGPDTYDAGTIMEHCIVEYATMGITCQDASPAIQHCTVRNNDTGGIYTSVGAAPSITFSNIQDNKYGVLSNDANPVINHCNITGNLYHGILNQGSAVAINAENNWWGDASGPSGAGPGTGDSVSGLVDYTPWLLSPFTGNSSGALSIYTFNEGMGTAAYDYSGNGNDGTISGATWTTGKDGGGLDFNGTSSYVSIPLINSAEVSVSAWFYKDAEDIIRNDAIFSGFRNNADLQMREGFELRFDSSTPDTLAFVLVTQDGVGNKTMQIARRNLRNSVGSWYHAVGTYNQTTGQQRLYVNGELVRTVTHPAGNTVVPLTFYPDMRMGHSRVKNGYFNGIIDDVRLYNRPLSDQEIHDLYNAFTGVLLAHYTLDEGAETIANDSSGNGNHGAVNGGAIWTAGINGTGLGFDGVDDYVSIPRINQDEISISAWFYKDAKDTIRNDTIFSGFRSNSNLQLREGFELRFPAGAPNTLQFVLVTQEGGGARTTRTAQWNLGNSVGSWHHATGTYNKTTGEQRLYVNGALVNTQTHPAGNTVVPLTAYPDMRIGYSRVNSGYFNGVIDNVRLYKLELTGLDVMYLYNNGL